One Fulvia fulva chromosome 12, complete sequence genomic region harbors:
- a CDS encoding Bifunctional polynucleotide phosphatase/kinase produces the protein MDTSILLVTARCRRLGVCFAVRSSLMAPKLSFKRVASTDRDISPPPSKRKLPATTTNSAVANFFKPASEKTPEKITFHVLHDTLLVGRYENASTTPRPKPVKVAAFDFDDTLIKTKSGNVFAKGADDWQWWHSSIPAKLKQLNADGYAVVVVSNQSGISLKSDKLSEKKSLSNFKGKVRAVFNILQLPITVYAATEKDLFRKPRSGMWEQMLKDYGLNDPADIERDSCIFVGDAAGREGDKAAKVRKDHSCSDRDLAANVGIPFQTPEEYWLGEDPKPYVRSFDPKPYVEAKLDTHTDVDPIVFTKKHDVELVIFCGSPGAGKSSFFWRHMEPLGYKRVNQDILKTREKCMKVATQLIEDKKAVAVDNTNADVETRSAWVGLAAKLKVPIRLVHFTANVKLCEHNDTVRALSDGLMNPEKRVMLPRMAFTGFASRYREPKLEEGFQDITKVDFVFRGTDEEKALWSKYWIN, from the exons CAAGCGGGTGGCGTCAACAGATCGTGACATCTCGCCGCCTCCATCAAAGAGGAAGCTGCCAGCGACCACAACCAACAGCGCTGTCGCGAACTTCTTCAAGCCCGCATCGGAGAAGACACCCGAGAAGATCACCTTTCACGTTCTCCACGATACCTTGCTCGTCGGACGTTACGAGAATGCAAGCACCACACCTCGACCCAAACCGGTGAAGGTCGCGGCCTTCGATTTTGACGACACATTGATCAAGACCAAATCGGGAAATGTTTTCGCTAAAGGTGCAGATGACTGGCAGTGGTGGCACTCGAGCATACCTGCCAAGCTGAAGCAGCTCAATGCGGACGGATATGCTGTGGTTGTGGTGAGCAACCAAAGTGGCATCAGCTTGAAGTCCGATAAGttgagcgagaagaagagtCTTAGCAATTTCAAAGGCAAGGTCAGAGCAGTATTCAACATTCTGCAGCTACCAATCACAGTCTATGCAGCGACCGAAAAGGACCTCTTCCGAAAGCCCAGGAGTGGCATGTGGGAACAAATGCTGAAGGACTACGGCCTCAACGACCCAGCAGACATCGAGCGTGACAGCTGTATCTTCGTTGGAGACGCAGCAGGTCGTGAAGGTGACAAAGCTGCAAAAGTGCGCAAGGATCACTCGTGTTCGGATCGTGACTTGGCCGCCAACGTTGGCATACCTTTCCAGACTCCGGAAGAGTACTGGCTAGGCGAAGACCCAAAGCCCTATGTCCGATCATTCGACCCGAAACCATACGTTGAAGCAAAGTTGGACACCCACACAGACGTCGACCCGATCGTCTTCACCAAGAAGCATGACGTGGAGCTCGTAATATTCTGTGGCAGTCCCGGTGCTGGCAAATCGAGCTTTTTCTGGCGACATATGGAACCATTAGGCTACAAGCGTGTGAACCAGGATATCCTCAAGACTAGAGAAAAGTGCATGAAGGTTGCCACACAGTTGATCGAGGACAAAAAAGCGGTGGCGGTGGACAACACCAACGCAGATGTTGAAACGCGGTCAGCGTGGGTGGGACTGGCGGCGAAGCTCAAAGTGCCGATTCGACTGGTACACTTCACGGCCAATGTCAAGCTATGTGAGCACAATGACACGGTGCGAGCATTGTCTGATGGATTG ATGAATCCCGAAAAGAGGGTCATGCTGCCGAGAATGGCGTTCACCGGATTCGCGTCCAGATATCGTGAACCGAAACTTGAGGAAGGCTTTCAGGACATTACGAAAGTTGACTTCGTTTTTAGAGGTACAGATGAGGAGAAGGCGCTGTGGTCGAAGTACTGGATCAATTGA